From Sinorhizobium sp. RAC02, a single genomic window includes:
- a CDS encoding APC family permease, whose amino-acid sequence MASIVETEGSATSGTGLIRALDWKGAFWVAAGVPPLVLFSIGGIAGTTGKLAFVVWIISMVMGFLQSFTYAEIAGMFGNKSGGASIYGATAWLRYSKFIAPLSVWCNWFAWSPVLSLGCAIAAGYILNALFPIPGATSPAVMEWVTANMATLTAESPRVVEWLAANAGKTPQDAISALLSTDAVAALTPAIRNWSLLTFDIPFLATANLNATFVIGGILMLVIFAIQHRGIQGTANVQKWLALIVLLPLLVIGLYPIFSGQIDSANVTNLVPPTAGYSGIDGVWSNGGWTLFLGGLYIAAWSTYGFETAVCYTRELKNPKTDTFKAIFYSGLLCCLFFFLIPFTFQGVLGHAGMLAPGIVDGTGVAEALASLVHGGQIVTQILVLLMIMALFLAIMTAMAGSSRTLYQGSKDGWLPKYLDHVNEHGAPTRAMWTDFAFNLILLAIASDVAGYFFVLAVSNVGYIIFNFLNLNAGWIHRMDSGHIPRPWKAPTWLIGLNTVLAFVNALFLGAGAKVWGYSNALWVGFIFAALILPVFAYRHYVRDGGKFPAGAMEDLGLVGQDLGVKKAGILPYAALAAGLAVVLAANAYFQLPA is encoded by the coding sequence ATGGCATCTATCGTTGAGACCGAGGGATCGGCAACCTCGGGCACGGGGTTGATTCGTGCGCTGGACTGGAAAGGGGCATTCTGGGTTGCCGCCGGCGTGCCCCCGCTCGTGCTGTTTTCCATCGGCGGCATTGCAGGCACGACGGGCAAGCTCGCCTTCGTGGTCTGGATCATTTCCATGGTGATGGGCTTCCTGCAATCCTTCACCTACGCCGAAATCGCCGGCATGTTCGGCAACAAATCGGGTGGCGCCTCGATCTATGGCGCCACTGCCTGGCTGCGCTACTCGAAATTCATCGCGCCGCTCTCGGTGTGGTGCAACTGGTTCGCCTGGTCGCCGGTTCTGTCGCTCGGCTGCGCCATCGCGGCGGGCTATATCCTCAATGCGCTGTTCCCCATTCCCGGCGCCACGTCCCCGGCCGTCATGGAATGGGTCACTGCCAATATGGCAACGTTGACGGCGGAAAGCCCCCGCGTCGTCGAATGGCTTGCCGCCAATGCCGGCAAGACACCGCAGGATGCCATCTCGGCCCTGCTGTCGACCGATGCCGTTGCGGCCCTGACACCGGCGATCCGCAACTGGTCGCTGCTCACCTTCGACATTCCGTTCCTTGCCACGGCAAACCTCAACGCCACCTTCGTCATCGGCGGCATCCTGATGCTGGTCATCTTCGCGATCCAGCATCGCGGCATCCAGGGAACGGCAAACGTCCAGAAATGGCTCGCCCTCATCGTCCTGCTGCCGCTCCTCGTCATCGGCCTCTACCCGATCTTCTCCGGCCAGATCGACAGCGCCAATGTCACCAACCTCGTTCCGCCGACGGCCGGTTATTCCGGCATCGACGGTGTGTGGAGCAATGGCGGCTGGACGCTGTTCCTCGGCGGCCTCTATATCGCCGCCTGGTCGACTTACGGCTTTGAAACGGCCGTCTGCTACACCCGCGAACTGAAGAACCCGAAAACCGATACGTTCAAGGCGATCTTCTATTCCGGCCTTCTCTGCTGCCTGTTCTTCTTCCTCATTCCTTTCACCTTCCAGGGCGTTCTCGGCCATGCGGGCATGCTCGCCCCCGGCATAGTCGATGGCACTGGTGTCGCGGAAGCGCTGGCAAGCCTCGTCCATGGCGGCCAGATCGTCACGCAGATCCTCGTTCTCCTGATGATCATGGCGCTGTTCCTCGCCATCATGACCGCAATGGCCGGCTCGTCGCGCACCCTCTATCAGGGCTCGAAGGACGGCTGGCTTCCGAAGTATCTCGACCACGTCAACGAACATGGCGCGCCGACCCGCGCAATGTGGACCGACTTCGCCTTCAACCTCATTCTGCTTGCCATCGCCTCCGACGTGGCCGGCTACTTCTTCGTCCTGGCCGTCTCCAATGTCGGCTACATCATCTTCAACTTCCTCAACCTCAATGCCGGCTGGATCCACCGCATGGATTCCGGCCATATCCCGCGTCCTTGGAAAGCACCGACCTGGCTGATCGGCCTCAACACCGTTCTCGCCTTCGTCAACGCGCTGTTCCTCGGCGCCGGCGCGAAGGTCTGGGGTTACTCCAACGCGCTCTGGGTCGGCTTCATTTTCGCTGCCCTGATCCTGCCGGTCTTCGCCTATCGCCACTATGTGCGTGACGGTGGAAAATTCCCGGCCGGCGCCATGGAAGACCTCGGTCTCGTCGGCCAGGATCTGGGCGTCAAGAAAGCCGGCATCCTGCCCTATGCAGCGCTCGCCGCCGGCCTCGCCGTCGTCCTCGCCGCCAACGCCTACTTCCAGCTCCCGGCCTAG
- a CDS encoding NAD(P)/FAD-dependent oxidoreductase, whose amino-acid sequence MTRVAVIGAGPSGLAQLRAFQSAAQKGAEIPEVVCFEKQADWGGLWNYTWRTGLDEYGEPVHGSMYRYLWSNGPKECLEFADYSFEEHFGKPIGSYPPRAVLWDYIKGRVEKADVRKWVRFSTPVRMVRFDEATKKFTVTAHNRVEDRMYDEEFDYVVVASGHFSTPNVPYFEGVKTFGGRVLHAHDFRDALEFKDKDVLIVGRSYSAEDIGSQCWKYGAKSVTTSYRSKPMGFKWPERFEERPLLQKLVNKTAHFADGSTKEVDALILCTGYLHHFPFLPDDLRLKTANRLWSDNLYKGVVYEDNPQLMYIGMQDQFYTFNMFDAQAWYARDVIMGRIDLPSKAEMKAHFDTWRAREETLEDAEQMIWFQGDYVIELLEHTDYPKFDVEGTNKTFMEWEHHKAENIMGFRDNAYKSLMTGTLAPKHHTPWLEAMDDTLEVYLKN is encoded by the coding sequence ATGACCAGAGTAGCGGTGATCGGCGCAGGGCCATCGGGCCTTGCTCAATTGAGAGCCTTCCAGTCCGCCGCCCAGAAGGGTGCGGAAATCCCCGAAGTGGTCTGCTTCGAAAAACAGGCCGATTGGGGCGGGTTGTGGAACTACACCTGGCGCACCGGGCTCGATGAATATGGCGAGCCCGTCCATGGCAGCATGTACCGCTATCTCTGGTCGAACGGACCCAAGGAATGCCTGGAGTTCGCCGACTACTCCTTCGAAGAACATTTCGGCAAGCCGATCGGCTCCTATCCGCCCCGTGCGGTGCTGTGGGACTATATCAAAGGCCGCGTCGAAAAGGCCGACGTGCGCAAATGGGTGCGCTTCTCGACACCCGTTCGCATGGTGCGGTTCGATGAGGCGACGAAGAAGTTCACGGTGACGGCGCACAACCGCGTTGAGGACCGGATGTATGACGAAGAATTCGACTATGTCGTCGTCGCCTCCGGCCATTTCTCTACACCGAACGTGCCCTATTTCGAAGGCGTAAAGACCTTTGGCGGCCGCGTGCTGCATGCCCATGATTTCCGCGATGCCCTGGAATTCAAGGACAAGGACGTGCTGATCGTCGGCCGCAGCTATTCGGCCGAGGACATCGGTTCGCAATGCTGGAAATACGGCGCAAAATCGGTAACCACGAGCTACCGTTCCAAGCCGATGGGCTTCAAATGGCCGGAGCGCTTCGAGGAGCGGCCGCTGTTGCAGAAACTCGTCAACAAGACGGCCCATTTCGCCGACGGATCGACCAAGGAGGTTGACGCCCTGATCCTCTGCACCGGTTACCTCCACCATTTCCCGTTCCTGCCGGACGACCTGCGCCTGAAGACCGCCAACCGCCTGTGGTCCGACAACCTCTACAAGGGCGTCGTCTACGAGGACAATCCGCAGCTGATGTATATCGGCATGCAGGACCAGTTCTACACCTTCAACATGTTCGACGCCCAGGCCTGGTATGCCCGCGACGTCATCATGGGCCGCATCGACCTGCCCTCGAAGGCGGAGATGAAGGCGCATTTCGACACATGGCGCGCCCGTGAGGAAACGCTTGAGGATGCCGAGCAGATGATCTGGTTCCAGGGCGACTATGTTATCGAGCTTCTGGAGCACACCGACTATCCGAAGTTCGACGTCGAGGGCACCAACAAGACCTTCATGGAATGGGAGCACCACAAGGCCGAGAACATCATGGGCTTCCGCGACAACGCCTACAAGTCGCTGATGACCGGCACCCTCGCACCCAAGCATCATACGCCGTGGCTTGAGGCTATGGACGATACGCTCGAGGTCTATCTGAAGAACTGA
- a CDS encoding aminomethyltransferase family protein: protein MSLSWRFSALADRHRALGSNLEDWSGMGTAWTYDKDIYEEHIAVRTKAGIMDVSGLKKVHLVGPHAIAILEYITTRDMTKVYPGKSVYACMLNERGHFTDDCIVYRTGPNSWMLVHGSGSGFEEIVKQAQGRNCAVLFDDDLHDLSLQGPLAVDYLEKYVPGIRDLKYFHHMQTTLFGAPVMISRTGYTGERGYEIFVRGQDAGMVWDRIVDEGKAMGIIPVCFSVLDMLRVESYLLFYPYDNSQMYPFANEQPGDSLWELGLDFTVSPGKTGFCGAEEHARLKGKERFKIFGLLVEADGPTDLGDEVWAGDKKVGVITCPSYSKLTNRSMAIMRVDVPYAVQGTKLEVKGKTVNAPAIAHTITFDDPKKTKRTAQG, encoded by the coding sequence ATGAGTCTTAGCTGGCGTTTTTCCGCCCTTGCAGACAGGCATCGGGCACTCGGATCGAACCTCGAAGACTGGAGCGGCATGGGAACCGCCTGGACCTACGACAAGGACATCTACGAAGAGCACATCGCCGTGCGCACCAAGGCCGGCATCATGGATGTCTCGGGCCTGAAGAAGGTCCATCTCGTCGGCCCGCATGCGATCGCCATTCTGGAATATATCACCACCCGCGACATGACGAAGGTCTATCCCGGCAAGTCGGTCTATGCCTGCATGCTCAACGAGCGCGGCCACTTCACCGACGATTGCATCGTCTACCGCACCGGTCCCAATTCCTGGATGCTGGTGCATGGCTCGGGCTCCGGCTTCGAGGAAATCGTCAAGCAGGCACAGGGCCGCAATTGCGCCGTGCTGTTCGATGACGACCTGCACGACCTGTCCCTCCAGGGCCCGCTCGCCGTCGACTATCTCGAAAAATACGTGCCCGGCATCCGCGACCTCAAATATTTCCATCACATGCAGACGACTTTGTTCGGCGCGCCGGTGATGATCTCGCGCACCGGCTATACCGGCGAGCGCGGCTATGAAATCTTCGTGCGCGGCCAGGATGCCGGCATGGTCTGGGACCGCATCGTCGATGAAGGCAAGGCGATGGGCATCATCCCCGTCTGCTTCAGCGTTCTCGACATGCTGCGCGTCGAAAGCTACCTGCTGTTCTACCCCTACGACAATTCGCAGATGTATCCCTTCGCCAACGAGCAGCCCGGCGATAGCCTGTGGGAGCTCGGCCTCGATTTCACCGTCAGCCCCGGCAAGACCGGCTTCTGCGGCGCCGAGGAACATGCTCGCCTCAAGGGCAAGGAGCGCTTCAAGATCTTCGGCCTGCTTGTCGAGGCCGATGGTCCGACCGATCTTGGCGACGAGGTCTGGGCCGGCGACAAGAAGGTGGGCGTCATCACCTGCCCGTCCTACTCCAAGCTCACCAACCGCTCCATGGCGATCATGCGCGTGGACGTTCCCTATGCGGTGCAAGGCACCAAGCTCGAAGTGAAGGGCAAGACCGTCAACGCGCCGGCCATCGCCCACACGATCACCTTCGACGATCCGAAGAAGACAAAACGGACGGCGCAAGGCTGA
- a CDS encoding dimethylamine monooxygenase subunit DmmA family protein yields MLVQGIKSRPEYKGLDIDPHAKRHLFVLEGEGAQALIDQVGAKGNDFLAKSEILYLAAGAAPKAYDIALSALSPDVFWQAPTLQPLLFRLRACLEQARMGTRLSIAGTEGFIGQIMQVAIEYGIDYHSIHTEHRGSTARRVQCVHCKGITDNVTTSPFACSHCGLPLLVRDHYSRRLGAFQGVNIDAEEPGTAPEPEEMFP; encoded by the coding sequence ATGCTCGTACAAGGGATCAAAAGCAGGCCGGAATATAAGGGGCTCGACATTGATCCCCATGCCAAACGCCACCTCTTCGTCCTTGAGGGCGAAGGGGCCCAGGCCCTGATCGATCAGGTCGGGGCAAAGGGCAACGACTTCTTGGCAAAGTCGGAAATCCTCTATCTGGCGGCGGGCGCGGCCCCCAAGGCCTACGACATCGCGCTTTCGGCGCTCTCGCCGGATGTTTTCTGGCAGGCGCCGACGCTTCAGCCGCTTCTCTTTCGCCTGCGCGCCTGTCTTGAGCAGGCCCGTATGGGAACGCGGCTCTCCATTGCCGGCACCGAGGGTTTTATCGGCCAGATCATGCAGGTGGCGATCGAATACGGCATCGACTACCATTCGATCCATACCGAACATCGCGGCTCGACGGCGCGGCGGGTGCAATGCGTGCACTGCAAGGGCATCACCGACAATGTGACGACCAGTCCTTTTGCCTGCAGCCATTGCGGTCTGCCGCTTCTGGTGCGCGACCATTACTCCAGACGGCTTGGCGCCTTCCAGGGCGTCAACATCGATGCAGAAGAACCGGGCACGGCCCCAGAACCTGAGGAGATGTTCCCGTGA
- a CDS encoding DUF3445 domain-containing protein, which produces MTITFRSETFRDDFTFRNSLYNIKRFPFPFDRDEYMYSVNMEPHIRGKADSVFENLIDVDEHYVAEMQDRAMVLKDDPLRCQALPHMMAAQWDVLELIMEHQAQDYPEHFTLTKDGDRWRWINRPMGIDDTFTFGDPATLPHPPMEYITRQAQGDFCIVDQRDNNLWMDAGMVTTQADWSLDFDIGMNFMEWHGPVPLAHQIGVFDRALKFLLNLQQGKPTRRLNWTMTVNPRLDTSPENYHKWGPDRTTVTPENVGDKMHLRVELQSLWRLPRSNAILFVIRCYLISLNELVTVPKWGRRLPRVLKNLPPEIADYKGLTRNRPIMIDWLAKYDDGAPTSAGIHPD; this is translated from the coding sequence ATGACCATCACGTTCAGGAGCGAAACGTTCCGCGACGACTTCACCTTCCGCAACAGCCTCTACAACATCAAGCGCTTTCCCTTCCCCTTCGATCGCGACGAATACATGTATTCGGTCAACATGGAGCCGCATATCCGGGGCAAGGCGGACAGCGTTTTCGAAAACCTGATCGATGTCGACGAACACTATGTCGCCGAGATGCAGGACCGGGCGATGGTGCTGAAGGACGATCCGCTGCGCTGCCAGGCGCTGCCGCACATGATGGCGGCGCAATGGGACGTGCTGGAGCTCATCATGGAGCATCAGGCACAGGATTACCCGGAGCATTTCACGCTGACGAAGGACGGCGACCGCTGGCGCTGGATCAACCGGCCAATGGGCATCGACGACACCTTCACCTTCGGCGATCCGGCAACGCTTCCCCATCCGCCGATGGAATACATCACCCGCCAGGCGCAGGGCGATTTCTGCATCGTCGACCAGCGCGACAACAATCTCTGGATGGATGCCGGCATGGTCACCACCCAGGCCGACTGGTCGCTGGATTTCGATATCGGCATGAACTTCATGGAATGGCACGGCCCCGTGCCGCTCGCCCACCAGATCGGCGTGTTCGACCGCGCGCTGAAATTCCTGCTCAACCTGCAACAGGGCAAGCCGACCCGCCGCCTCAACTGGACGATGACGGTCAATCCGCGGCTCGATACCTCGCCGGAAAACTATCACAAATGGGGGCCGGACCGCACGACGGTGACGCCGGAGAATGTCGGCGACAAGATGCACCTGCGCGTCGAGTTGCAGAGCCTCTGGCGCCTGCCGCGCTCCAACGCCATCCTCTTCGTCATCCGGTGTTACCTGATCAGCCTGAACGAACTGGTGACCGTGCCCAAATGGGGTCGCCGCCTGCCGCGCGTGCTGAAAAACCTGCCACCGGAAATTGCCGACTACAAGGGTCTGACCCGCAACCGGCCGATCATGATCGACTGGCTGGCGAAATATGACGACGGGGCGCCGACAAGTGCAGGCATCCATCCGGATTGA
- a CDS encoding type II toxin-antitoxin system RelE/ParE family toxin, whose amino-acid sequence MTSYTLTERAEDDLLTLFLDGIEMFGLAQARRYKEELVRCFELIASRPQMGRLAPSIGEGVRRHAHQSHIILYEEAGETVLILAVVPARSVRLLKL is encoded by the coding sequence GTGACTAGCTACACGCTGACCGAGCGTGCCGAAGATGACCTGCTCACGCTGTTTCTCGATGGCATCGAGATGTTCGGCTTGGCCCAGGCCCGTCGCTACAAGGAAGAATTGGTACGCTGTTTTGAGCTGATAGCCTCGCGTCCACAGATGGGAAGGCTCGCTCCGTCGATCGGCGAAGGTGTGCGGCGGCATGCGCATCAGAGCCACATCATCCTCTACGAAGAGGCAGGAGAGACCGTCCTCATCCTCGCAGTCGTTCCCGCAAGGAGCGTCCGCCTTCTGAAACTCTAG
- a CDS encoding PAS domain-containing protein codes for MDFLSSVLGRMNGFLYRCRADEHYTMLEMTDGIQRIFGYPVDEIVGNRVRTFTSIMCEEDVPAMDEVVGKALEGRTDWMLEYRIRHNKGHYLWVTETGGGVWGADGELLYLEGSIVNIESLYQRIDEQTADMRATASRTAEILHSLRSLKLLAVNAGIEAARAGTAGAGFAVLASEMRALANDSEAVARQIATARGKSR; via the coding sequence ATGGATTTTCTGAGCAGCGTTCTCGGTCGCATGAATGGTTTTCTGTATCGATGCCGGGCGGACGAGCATTACACGATGCTGGAGATGACCGACGGCATCCAGCGGATCTTCGGCTATCCCGTCGACGAGATCGTCGGCAATCGTGTGCGCACGTTCACCTCCATCATGTGTGAGGAAGACGTGCCGGCGATGGACGAGGTGGTCGGCAAGGCACTGGAAGGCCGCACTGACTGGATGCTGGAATACCGCATCCGCCACAATAAGGGTCATTATCTCTGGGTCACGGAAACCGGCGGTGGCGTCTGGGGCGCTGATGGGGAACTGCTCTATCTCGAAGGCAGCATCGTCAACATCGAATCCCTCTATCAGCGCATCGACGAACAGACCGCCGACATGCGCGCGACCGCCTCGCGCACCGCCGAGATCCTGCATTCCCTGCGCTCCCTGAAATTGCTCGCCGTCAACGCAGGCATCGAGGCGGCGCGGGCCGGCACAGCCGGTGCCGGCTTCGCCGTCCTCGCCTCGGAAATGCGGGCGCTTGCCAATGATTCCGAGGCGGTCGCTCGGCAGATTGCGACGGCGCGGGGCAAGTCGAGGTGA
- a CDS encoding PDR/VanB family oxidoreductase, with protein MSLNTDMPVRVAAVTQVTDMVKRFRFERLDGHPMPFFSGGAHVVVSMNDNGLLRRNPYSLMSTPDDNSAYEISVLRVPNSRGGSIFMHEQVRPGDQLTVSQPVNLFAPDHRGRKHILIAGGIGITPFIAMMEQFNRDNIAFELHYAIRSRSHGAYWQQLLDRYGPRRIKIYVDEEKSFIPVAEIADNQPLGTHLYVCGPAGMIDGVLMTGLKAGWPKENLHSERFLAPPAGLPFQVFLERSNIHMTVGEHQSILEAAEAHGCDAPYMCRGGACGQCETEVLSCDGTLQHNDIYLSDEEKASGKKVMICVSRFKGQQLVLQL; from the coding sequence GTGAGCCTCAACACAGACATGCCTGTGCGGGTCGCCGCGGTGACGCAGGTGACCGATATGGTCAAACGCTTCCGCTTCGAGCGGCTGGACGGCCATCCCATGCCGTTCTTCTCCGGCGGTGCCCATGTCGTCGTCTCGATGAACGACAACGGACTGCTGCGGCGCAATCCCTATTCGCTGATGTCCACCCCCGACGACAACAGTGCCTATGAAATCAGCGTGCTCCGGGTTCCCAATTCCCGCGGCGGCTCGATCTTCATGCACGAACAGGTGCGCCCCGGCGATCAATTGACCGTCAGCCAGCCGGTCAACCTCTTCGCGCCGGACCATCGCGGACGCAAGCACATCCTGATTGCCGGCGGCATCGGCATCACGCCGTTCATCGCCATGATGGAGCAGTTCAACCGCGATAACATCGCGTTCGAACTGCACTACGCCATCCGTTCGCGCTCGCACGGCGCCTACTGGCAGCAATTGCTCGACCGCTACGGCCCGCGGCGTATCAAGATCTATGTCGACGAGGAAAAGTCATTCATCCCCGTCGCGGAGATCGCCGACAACCAGCCGCTCGGCACGCATCTTTATGTCTGTGGGCCCGCCGGCATGATCGACGGCGTGCTGATGACGGGGCTGAAAGCCGGCTGGCCGAAGGAAAACCTGCATTCGGAACGGTTCCTTGCGCCGCCCGCCGGCCTGCCGTTCCAGGTCTTCCTCGAGAGGTCCAACATCCACATGACCGTCGGCGAGCACCAGAGCATTCTGGAAGCGGCCGAGGCGCATGGCTGCGATGCGCCCTACATGTGTCGCGGCGGCGCCTGCGGCCAGTGCGAGACGGAGGTGCTCTCCTGTGATGGCACATTGCAGCACAACGACATCTACCTGTCGGACGAGGAAAAGGCATCCGGCAAGAAGGTCATGATCTGCGTCTCGCGGTTCAAGGGCCAGCAACTCGTTCTTCAACTGTAG
- a CDS encoding type II toxin-antitoxin system ParD family antitoxin, whose translation MATMTISLPDPMKEWIEAQISKGEYASTSDYVRDLVRRDRSRRDQELTIEDLRQIVLDSRSSEPGKQSVDEIFENAERLAKARGIVRD comes from the coding sequence ATGGCCACCATGACCATATCCCTACCTGATCCGATGAAAGAATGGATCGAAGCCCAGATCAGCAAGGGCGAGTATGCAAGCACCAGCGACTATGTGCGCGATCTCGTGCGCCGCGATCGTTCCCGCAGAGATCAGGAGCTGACGATCGAAGACTTGCGCCAGATTGTTCTGGACTCCCGGTCGAGTGAGCCCGGCAAACAAAGCGTCGACGAGATCTTTGAAAATGCAGAGCGCCTTGCCAAGGCAAGGGGCATCGTGCGTGACTAG
- a CDS encoding DUF1989 domain-containing protein, which translates to MPPRPSTILRPGMPALPAGVERYRVKGRGTTVVKVTAGDRVVIKDVEGGQLCEVSFVDAGGRFNAAGLGVAFSRSADGLQEILGRDEDSARRTLAALKRRNIDPAGAQALVLFGESSSPGASAEMAIALDGLLIVAAPAPPMDAEAQNTATALELRVTRSTIERAYEQMLPEPMADPIQDLRIQAARASAYFVRAGEFIQIIDVSGRQCTDFQAFSARKVDKGLDLALDATVTRTLLGRSYPMPGLPSKAFDRDFEPLVEIVQDTVGRHDAFATACNSRYYDDMGYPGHVNCTDNFNHALAPYGIAPRKGWEALNYFYNTNVDHHNQLYLDEPWSRPGDYVLMRALTDLVCVSSSCPDDIDAANGWDPTDIHVRTYSDKETFSRAVAIRMTPDAEPEMTQETAFHPRFSGLTRNHVEYRGYWLPNRFNNEGPIEEYWACRENAVVMDLSPLRKFEVTGPDAEALLQYCVTRDIRKLSPGQVIYTAMCYENGGMIDDGTVFRLGQNNFRWIGGDDVSGIWLREQAEKMGYKAWVRSSTDQMHNLAVQGPKSREIIKEIIWTAPAQPSIGELEWFRFAVGRIGHFEGAPVVVSRTGYTGELGYEIFCHPKDALAVFDAVWEAGQKHGLKPMGLEALDMVRIEAGLVFAHYDFSDQTDPFEAGIGFTVPLKSKTEDFIGREALIKRKENPRYKLVGLDIDANDAVGHGDTVHIGRAQVGVITSSTRSPLLKKTIALARMDVLHSEIGTDVEIGKLDGQQKRLPAKIVPFAHYDPQKLKPRS; encoded by the coding sequence ATGCCGCCGAGACCCAGTACCATTCTGCGGCCAGGCATGCCGGCGCTGCCGGCCGGCGTCGAGCGCTATCGCGTCAAGGGACGTGGCACGACCGTGGTCAAGGTCACAGCCGGCGACCGGGTCGTCATCAAGGATGTCGAAGGCGGACAACTCTGTGAAGTGAGCTTTGTCGATGCTGGCGGCCGGTTCAACGCGGCGGGGCTCGGCGTCGCGTTTTCGCGATCCGCTGATGGTCTTCAGGAAATTCTCGGGCGGGACGAAGACAGCGCACGACGGACGCTCGCCGCATTGAAACGGCGCAATATCGACCCTGCGGGCGCTCAGGCGCTGGTGCTGTTCGGGGAAAGCTCCTCGCCAGGTGCCTCGGCCGAAATGGCGATCGCGCTGGACGGCCTGCTGATCGTCGCAGCTCCGGCGCCACCGATGGACGCGGAAGCGCAAAACACCGCGACTGCGCTCGAGCTGCGCGTCACCCGCTCGACGATCGAACGCGCTTACGAGCAGATGTTGCCCGAGCCGATGGCCGATCCGATACAGGATCTGCGCATTCAGGCGGCGCGCGCTTCGGCCTATTTCGTGCGGGCCGGCGAGTTCATTCAGATCATCGATGTTTCAGGCCGGCAGTGTACGGATTTCCAGGCTTTCTCGGCCCGCAAGGTCGACAAGGGACTGGATCTCGCGCTCGATGCGACGGTGACGCGCACGCTTCTCGGACGTAGCTACCCGATGCCCGGCCTGCCATCGAAGGCATTCGACCGGGATTTCGAGCCGCTGGTGGAGATCGTGCAGGATACGGTGGGGCGTCATGATGCCTTCGCCACCGCCTGCAACTCGCGCTATTACGACGACATGGGCTATCCGGGGCATGTCAACTGCACGGATAACTTCAACCATGCGCTGGCGCCCTACGGCATCGCGCCGCGCAAGGGCTGGGAAGCGCTCAACTATTTCTACAACACCAACGTCGACCATCATAACCAGCTCTATCTCGACGAGCCCTGGTCGCGGCCGGGCGATTATGTGCTGATGCGGGCGCTGACCGATCTCGTCTGCGTCTCCTCGTCCTGTCCTGATGATATCGATGCGGCGAATGGCTGGGATCCGACCGATATCCATGTCCGCACCTATTCGGACAAGGAGACATTCTCGCGCGCCGTCGCCATCCGAATGACCCCCGATGCAGAGCCCGAAATGACCCAGGAAACCGCCTTCCATCCCCGCTTCTCAGGCCTGACCCGCAACCATGTGGAATATCGCGGCTACTGGTTGCCGAACCGCTTCAACAATGAAGGGCCGATCGAGGAATACTGGGCCTGCCGCGAAAACGCCGTGGTGATGGACCTGTCGCCGCTCCGCAAATTCGAGGTGACGGGACCGGATGCGGAGGCACTGCTGCAATATTGCGTCACCCGCGATATCCGCAAGCTGTCGCCCGGACAGGTGATCTACACGGCCATGTGCTACGAGAACGGCGGCATGATCGACGACGGCACGGTGTTCCGGCTCGGCCAAAACAATTTCCGCTGGATCGGCGGCGATGACGTCAGCGGCATCTGGCTGCGCGAGCAGGCGGAGAAGATGGGCTACAAGGCCTGGGTGCGCTCCTCCACCGACCAGATGCATAACCTCGCCGTCCAGGGGCCGAAGAGCCGCGAGATCATCAAGGAGATCATCTGGACGGCACCGGCGCAGCCGTCGATTGGCGAACTCGAATGGTTCCGCTTCGCGGTCGGCCGCATCGGTCATTTCGAAGGCGCGCCGGTCGTCGTTTCGCGCACCGGCTATACGGGCGAACTCGGCTACGAGATCTTCTGCCATCCGAAGGATGCCCTTGCCGTATTCGATGCTGTCTGGGAGGCCGGCCAGAAGCATGGGCTGAAGCCGATGGGGCTGGAAGCGCTCGACATGGTGCGCATCGAGGCGGGGCTGGTGTTCGCCCACTATGATTTCTCCGACCAGACCGATCCGTTCGAGGCCGGCATCGGCTTCACCGTGCCGCTGAAATCGAAGACCGAAGATTTCATCGGCCGTGAGGCGCTGATCAAGCGCAAGGAGAACCCGCGCTACAAGCTGGTCGGTCTCGACATCGACGCCAACGACGCCGTCGGCCACGGCGACACGGTGCATATCGGTCGGGCGCAGGTGGGCGTGATTACCAGTTCGACGCGTTCGCCGCTTCTGAAGAAGACGATCGCGCTGGCGCGGATGGATGTCCTGCATTCGGAAATCGGCACCGACGTGGAGATCGGCAAACTGGACGGCCAGCAGAAGCGGCTGCCGGCGAAGATCGTGCCGTTTGCACATTACGATCCGCAGAAGCTGAAGCCGAGATCGTAG